A window from Rana temporaria chromosome 8, aRanTem1.1, whole genome shotgun sequence encodes these proteins:
- the CLRN3 gene encoding clarin-3 has translation MPSSQKTWLFLAGFISSIGSFAIICTCLGTQQWATSIVQFTGVNYGGEAYVKLGLFVVRRNKTITSGTGLQTEESSKQVFDQLKETNNVKIAHIIVILFCVLALACCFMGSLTTCLNSVSNPYITFLGPQGVYVWSSINAILILLAMIVYAVNIEVNKMPKSLVKAMDTTNDEFGTSKNTYGYSYWLLLLSIFLNMTTIGIIFFYQKIRYSKQKEQERPMETATKDSILF, from the exons ATGCCCTCGTCGCAGAAGACATGGTTGTTCTTAGCTGGCTTTATATCAAGCATCGGATCGTTCGCAATCATATGTACATGCTTAGGGACTCAGCAATGGGCTACCAGCATTGTCCAGTTCACAGGAGTGAATTATGGAGGAGAAGCCTACGTCAAACTTGGACTTTTCGTTGTCAGGCGCAATAAGACTATCACAAGCGGCACAGGACTACAAACTGAAGAGAGCTCCAAACAAG TGTTTGACCAATTAAAGGAAACAAACAACGTGAAGATCGCCCACATCATCGTCATTCTTTTCTGTGTGCTCGCACTTGCTTGCTGTTTTATGGGATCACTGACTACCTGCTTGAATAGTGTCAGCAATCCTTACATAACCTTCTTGGGTCCCCAGGGTGTCTATGTGTGGAGTTCTATAAACG CGATCCTTATACTCCTTGCCATGATTGTGTATGCAGTAAATATAGAAGTGAACAAAATGCCGAAGAGTTTGGTTAAAGCAATGGACACCACAAATGATGAATTTGGGACTAGTAAGAATACATACGGATACTCATACTGGCTCCTGCTCCTTAGTATCTTCCTGAACATGACCACAATAGGGATTATCTTCTTTTACCAGAAAATCAGGTATAGCAAACAGAAAGAACAGGAGAGACCGATGGAGACTGCAACTAAAGATTCCATCTTATTCTGA